From a single Myxococcota bacterium genomic region:
- a CDS encoding acyl-CoA dehydrogenase family protein — MIDFTLSEKDEKVLAAVREEALVCRKYARYYDDHEEEFAPDTLQEAKDFKNPFALLAKRDELDSSMGVMSMLVTAGQTWGDYTVRMRRGTGGLGNAALRASGTPEQNQRWGSKTLAMAITEPGCGSDSKAVQTSAVLDKNTNEWVLNGEKIFVTTGCRAEGVVVWATIDKAAGRAGIKSFIVMKGTPGFEVTHKEKKLGIRADDTAAYVFSSCRIPRDHLLGGDESIPKEGAGGFKGVMKTFNMTRPAVAAIGLGIAQAALDFTRDALAAEGVEVDWNAGVHGRSAAQQELVEIEADIEAAMLDVLHAVWLSGEAKPNNLEASISKAKGGEIARTATQRCLALLGSAGISCDHLLEKWFRDCRITDIYEGTGQIQRLIIARDILGYSAAELS; from the coding sequence ATGATCGACTTCACCCTCTCCGAGAAAGACGAGAAAGTCCTGGCGGCCGTGCGCGAAGAGGCGCTCGTGTGCCGCAAGTACGCCCGCTACTACGACGACCACGAGGAGGAGTTCGCCCCCGACACGCTCCAGGAGGCCAAGGACTTCAAGAACCCGTTCGCGCTGCTGGCCAAGCGCGACGAGCTCGACTCGTCGATGGGCGTGATGAGCATGCTGGTCACCGCGGGCCAGACCTGGGGCGACTACACCGTGCGCATGCGGCGCGGCACCGGGGGCCTGGGCAATGCGGCGCTGCGCGCGTCGGGCACGCCCGAGCAGAACCAGCGCTGGGGCTCGAAGACGCTGGCCATGGCGATCACCGAGCCGGGCTGCGGCAGTGACTCGAAGGCGGTGCAGACCTCGGCGGTGCTGGACAAGAACACCAACGAGTGGGTGCTGAACGGCGAGAAGATCTTCGTGACCACGGGCTGCCGCGCCGAGGGCGTGGTGGTGTGGGCCACGATCGATAAGGCCGCGGGCCGCGCCGGCATCAAGAGCTTCATTGTCATGAAGGGCACGCCGGGCTTCGAGGTGACTCACAAGGAGAAGAAGCTCGGCATCCGGGCCGACGACACCGCGGCCTACGTGTTCTCGAGCTGCCGCATCCCGCGCGACCACCTGCTGGGCGGCGACGAGTCGATCCCCAAGGAGGGCGCCGGCGGCTTCAAGGGCGTCATGAAGACCTTCAACATGACTCGCCCCGCCGTGGCCGCGATCGGCCTGGGCATCGCGCAGGCCGCGCTCGACTTCACGCGCGACGCGCTGGCCGCGGAAGGCGTGGAGGTCGACTGGAACGCCGGCGTGCACGGCCGCTCGGCCGCGCAGCAGGAGCTCGTCGAGATCGAGGCCGACATCGAGGCCGCCATGCTCGACGTGCTGCACGCGGTCTGGCTCTCGGGCGAGGCCAAGCCGAACAACCTGGAGGCGTCGATCTCCAAGGCCAAGGGCGGCGAGATCGCGCGCACCGCGACCCAGCGCTGTCTCGCGCTGCTCGGCTCGGCCGGCATCTCGTGCGACCACCTGCTCGAGAAGTGGTTCCGCGACTGCCGCATCACCGACATCTACGAGGGCACGGGCCAGATCCAGCGGCTGATCATCGCCCGCGACATCCTGGGCTACTCGGCAGCCGAGCTGTCCTAA
- a CDS encoding glutathione S-transferase family protein: MGFVLYHSFYSTCSQKVRIALAEKAVDWQSRVIDFARQEQLAPEYLELNPNGVVPTLVHDGQPVVDSSCILEYLDEVVPEPALSPPTALGRARMRAWLRYFEEVPTAAVRVPSFQTTFLPILRKLQSAAQFDAAGEQRPIRKGFYRKMNSGRGFSQEELDSSREQLEQTVARIDAALERGPWLLGEQFTLAECCVAPLVDRMDDLGMQSLWSARPRFADWLARLRARPSFTKAFELGSRLSERPEFASVLPSRT; this comes from the coding sequence GTGGGCTTCGTGCTGTACCACTCGTTCTATTCCACCTGCAGCCAGAAGGTGCGCATCGCGCTGGCCGAGAAGGCCGTCGACTGGCAGTCGCGTGTGATCGACTTCGCGCGCCAGGAGCAGCTCGCGCCGGAGTATCTCGAGCTCAATCCCAACGGCGTGGTGCCCACGCTCGTGCACGACGGCCAGCCGGTCGTCGACTCGTCGTGCATCCTCGAGTATCTCGACGAGGTGGTGCCCGAGCCTGCGCTCTCGCCGCCCACGGCGCTGGGCCGCGCGCGCATGCGCGCCTGGCTGCGCTACTTCGAGGAAGTGCCGACCGCGGCCGTGCGCGTGCCGTCGTTCCAAACCACCTTCCTGCCCATCCTGCGCAAGCTGCAGAGCGCCGCCCAATTCGACGCCGCCGGCGAGCAGCGCCCGATCCGCAAGGGCTTCTACCGCAAGATGAACTCGGGCCGCGGCTTCTCGCAGGAGGAGCTCGACAGCTCGCGCGAGCAGCTCGAGCAGACCGTCGCGCGCATCGACGCCGCGCTCGAGCGCGGCCCCTGGCTGCTCGGCGAGCAGTTCACGCTGGCCGAGTGCTGCGTCGCGCCGCTCGTCGACCGCATGGACGACCTCGGCATGCAGTCACTCTGGTCGGCCCGCCCGCGCTTCGCCGACTGGCTCGCGCGCCTGCGCGCACGCCCGTCCTTCACGAAGGCCTTCGAGCTCGGGTCGCGCCTGTCGGAGCGACCCGAGTTCGCGAGCGTCCTGCCGAGCCGAACGTAG